In the Ornithinimicrobium pratense genome, CGAGCAGGTGGCGATGGAGATGCAGGGACACTGGGAGCCGGGCGTCATGGCGGGACTGACCGAGGATGGCGAGGGGCTGGGCGACAAACTGGGCTGGTTCCCCTTCCCGCAGGTCGAAGGCGGCCAGGGTGACCCCGAGGCCCAGCTCGGTGGCGGTGACGCCTGGGGCGTCGCGGCCGACGCGCCCCCGGAGGCCGTGGAGTTCGTGAAGTACCTGCTCTCCGAGGAGGTCCAGCGCGGCTTCGCCGAGCGCGACATGGGGCTGCCGACCAACCCCGACGCCACCGACGCGGTGGCCGACCCGGCCCTGGCGGGCCTGATCCAGGTGCGGGACAGCGCCCCCTACGTACAGCTCTACTTCGACACCGCATTCGGCCAGTCCGTCGGCGGCGCGATGAACGACTCGATCGAGCTCATGTTCGCCGGGCAGGCCAGCCCCCAGGACATCGTCGACGCCACCCAGGCCGCGGCCGACGCCGAGGGCTGAGCTGCCCGCGATGACCAGCCTGTCGGTCCCCCCCAGGGACGCCTCGACCCAGCCCACCGGCCGCGCCGCGCGGCCGGTGGGCCGGCGGCGCGACTGGCGGATGGCCGGGGAGATCCTGCTCTTCACCGCCCCGGCCCTGGTGATCTTCGGCCTCTTCGTCGTCGTGCCGATCGCGCGCGCGGTCCAGTTCTCGCTCTACCGTTGGAAGGGTTTCGGCCCGCTTGTCGACTTCGTCGGCCTGCAGAACTACGTCAGCGTCCTGAGCAATGAGGTCTTCCGCGGCGCCGTCGGCCACAACCTGTTCATCGTCGTCGCCTCGATCCTCATCCAGCTGCCTCTCGGACTGGCGATCGCGCTGCTGCTCAACCGGCGCATCCGTGGTCGCGGGCTGCTGCGCACGATCATCTTCGTCCCCTACGTGCTGGCCGAGGTCATCGCCGGCGTCGTCTGGTTCCAGCTGCTGCAGCCGGGCCGGGGCGTCGTGGAGACCTTGCTCGGCACGGTCGGGCTCGACGGGCCATACCAAGGCTTCCTCGGCACTCCCGAGTTGGCCATGCCCACCCTCATGGTGGTGCTGACCTGGAAGTATGTGGGGCTGGCGGTGCTCCTCTTCCTGGCCGGGCTGCAGGGGGTGCCGGACGAGCTGACCGAGGCCGCCCAGATCGACGGTGCCTCGTGGTGGCAGATCCAGCGGCGGGTGACCATCCCGCTGCTCGGCCCCACCATCCGGACCTGGGCCTTCCTGTCGATGATCGGCTCCCTGCAGCTCTTCGACATGGTCTGGATCCTCACCGGTGGCGGACCGGCCAACGCCACCACGACGATGGCGACCTTCCTGGTCAACGAGGGCACCAAGCGGCAGAACTACGGCATCGCCTCCGCCGCCTCGGTCGTGCTCTTCGTCATCGCCCTCACCATGGCCGTCCTCTACCAACGCTTCGTGCTGCGCCGGGACACCTCCGGCGCCGACGTCCTGCGGGGGGTCCGATGAGCACCACGACGAGAGTCC is a window encoding:
- a CDS encoding carbohydrate ABC transporter permease — encoded protein: MTSLSVPPRDASTQPTGRAARPVGRRRDWRMAGEILLFTAPALVIFGLFVVVPIARAVQFSLYRWKGFGPLVDFVGLQNYVSVLSNEVFRGAVGHNLFIVVASILIQLPLGLAIALLLNRRIRGRGLLRTIIFVPYVLAEVIAGVVWFQLLQPGRGVVETLLGTVGLDGPYQGFLGTPELAMPTLMVVLTWKYVGLAVLLFLAGLQGVPDELTEAAQIDGASWWQIQRRVTIPLLGPTIRTWAFLSMIGSLQLFDMVWILTGGGPANATTTMATFLVNEGTKRQNYGIASAASVVLFVIALTMAVLYQRFVLRRDTSGADVLRGVR